In a single window of the Acidaminococcales bacterium genome:
- a CDS encoding electron transfer flavoprotein subunit alpha/FixB family protein, whose protein sequence is MKITVEEAKGLLVYMEQNAGILRNVGFELLGHGRELADKLSAELSALVITGADGDQLARQAIAGGADKVYLIEGPEYGRFHTDAYTYATVELINEYKPQAVLFGATVDGRDFAPRVAARLETGLCADCTGVGVDEKTNLVIWTRPTFGGNIMAQILCPDRRPQMGTVRPKTFKKPPPDSSRAGQVIKFSLSLPPSANRVEFVREELPEGVVCNLEEAEYIVAGGRGLGAPENFKLIEDLADAIGGVVGASRAAVDAGWIEHLHQVGQSGKTVGPKIYIACGISGAIQHLAGMNSSDTIIAINKDPDAPIFRVADYGIVGNLFEILPALTKEIKKARQK, encoded by the coding sequence ATGAAAATAACCGTTGAAGAAGCAAAAGGGTTGCTGGTCTACATGGAACAAAACGCGGGCATCCTGCGCAACGTGGGATTTGAACTTTTAGGGCACGGCCGGGAGCTGGCCGACAAACTCTCCGCCGAGCTGTCCGCGCTTGTCATCACCGGCGCGGACGGCGACCAATTGGCGCGCCAGGCGATCGCCGGCGGCGCGGATAAAGTGTATCTCATAGAAGGCCCGGAATATGGGCGTTTCCATACCGACGCCTACACTTATGCCACCGTGGAACTTATCAATGAGTACAAACCGCAGGCCGTGCTTTTCGGCGCTACCGTGGACGGGCGGGACTTCGCCCCGCGGGTGGCCGCCAGGCTGGAAACGGGCTTGTGCGCCGACTGCACCGGCGTGGGCGTTGACGAAAAAACCAATTTGGTCATTTGGACGCGCCCGACCTTCGGCGGCAATATCATGGCGCAGATCCTCTGCCCGGACAGGCGGCCGCAGATGGGCACGGTCAGGCCGAAAACCTTCAAGAAGCCGCCGCCGGACAGCAGCCGCGCGGGACAGGTGATCAAATTCAGCCTTTCCCTGCCGCCAAGCGCGAACCGCGTCGAATTCGTCCGGGAAGAGCTGCCGGAAGGCGTTGTCTGCAACTTGGAAGAAGCCGAGTATATCGTGGCAGGCGGGCGCGGGTTGGGCGCGCCGGAAAACTTCAAACTGATTGAGGACTTGGCCGACGCGATCGGCGGCGTCGTGGGCGCCTCCCGCGCCGCCGTCGATGCCGGCTGGATAGAGCATCTGCACCAGGTAGGGCAAAGCGGCAAAACCGTCGGCCCCAAAATATATATCGCCTGCGGCATTTCCGGCGCGATACAGCATCTGGCCGGCATGAATTCGTCGGACACGATCATTGCCATCAACAAAGACCCGGACGCGCCAATCTTTCGGGTAGCTGATTATGGCATAGTAGGCAACTTGTTTGAAATACTGCCGGCTTTGACCAAAGAAATCAAAAAAGCCCGGCAAAAATGA